The following proteins are co-located in the Ketogulonicigenium robustum genome:
- a CDS encoding GntR family transcriptional regulator, with product MEDQIATQPRLLADRIAAALAQDAGEDPLYRRLARAMRLLIAASEMKNNDNLPSERRLAEVTGLSRVTVRKALTALAEEGIIGRRAGARAHVVKDIDQSLSVLIGFTADMRRRGADGRSILLSQDVGLPTPDEVILLGISPTDKVMRLSRVRLAEDEPGSADI from the coding sequence GTGGAAGACCAGATCGCGACCCAACCGCGCCTTCTTGCTGATCGCATTGCTGCTGCCCTCGCGCAGGACGCGGGCGAGGACCCGCTTTATCGCCGTTTGGCGCGGGCCATGCGCCTCCTCATCGCGGCGAGCGAGATGAAAAACAACGACAACCTGCCCTCCGAGCGACGCCTCGCCGAAGTCACAGGGCTGTCGCGGGTGACAGTACGAAAGGCGCTGACAGCTTTGGCCGAGGAAGGCATCATCGGTCGGCGCGCCGGGGCGCGTGCGCATGTCGTGAAAGATATCGACCAATCGCTCTCGGTGCTTATCGGGTTTACGGCTGATATGCGACGGCGCGGGGCTGATGGCCGCTCGATCCTGCTGTCGCAAGATGTCGGGCTCCCGACCCCTGACGAGGTTATTTTGTTAGGGATATCACCGACCGACAAGGTCATGCGGTTGTCGCGGGTGCGGCTGGCCGAGGATGAGCCGGGATCGGCCGATATCTGA
- a CDS encoding aspartate/glutamate racemase family protein codes for MLPTSTDPALFDRTCAIGADLAGAGAGVLVLGCADMGPARARLQAAIGIPVIDLVLAAVALAQGFLAAEQATS; via the coding sequence CTGCTGCCGACCAGCACCGACCCCGCGCTGTTCGACCGCACCTGCGCCATCGGAGCCGACCTTGCCGGAGCGGGTGCTGGCGTCTTGGTACTGGGCTGCGCGGACATGGGACCGGCGCGGGCACGCCTACAAGCGGCCATCGGCATTCCGGTGATCGACCTGGTACTGGCGGCTGTCGCGCTGGCGCAAGGCTTTCTGGCCGCCGAACAAGCCACATCCTAG
- a CDS encoding nitrilase-related carbon-nitrogen hydrolase, translating to MVRNAGVITGLAICNDRRWPETWRILGLQGVQLVSIGYNTPSQNNPSQSEELEKRLYHQELSVCAEAYQNSTCAFAVVKCGT from the coding sequence GTGGTGCGCAACGCCGGTGTGATCACGGGCCTTGCGATCTGTAACGACCGGCGCTGGCCAGAAACATGGCGCATTCTGGGTCTACAGGGCGTGCAGTTGGTCAGCATCGGTTACAACACCCCGTCGCAAAACAACCCGTCGCAATCCGAAGAGCTGGAAAAGCGCCTCTATCACCAAGAACTGTCGGTCTGCGCAGAGGCGTATCAGAATTCCACCTGCGCCTTCGCCGTCGTTAAATGCGGCACCTAA
- a CDS encoding nitrilase-related carbon-nitrogen hydrolase has product MTKMKIGAAQIGGIRRAETRDQVVARMLALMDQAHAQGVEFLSFPEMTLTTFFPRSDMENRADFDIWFETQMPNPAVQPLLVRAKAYGMSFSFGYCELTPEGQHFNTAILVDASGEITLKYRKTHLPGHAEFEAERTHQHLEKRSISCQAIPASTWCATPV; this is encoded by the coding sequence ATGACGAAAATGAAAATCGGCGCGGCGCAAATCGGCGGCATTCGACGTGCGGAAACGCGCGATCAGGTTGTTGCACGCATGCTGGCCCTGATGGATCAGGCCCATGCACAGGGTGTAGAGTTTCTGTCGTTTCCCGAAATGACGCTGACGACGTTCTTTCCCCGCTCTGACATGGAAAACCGCGCGGATTTCGATATATGGTTCGAAACGCAAATGCCGAACCCCGCCGTCCAGCCGCTGCTCGTCCGCGCCAAGGCCTATGGGATGTCGTTCAGCTTCGGCTACTGCGAACTAACGCCCGAAGGTCAGCATTTCAACACCGCTATTCTGGTCGATGCATCGGGCGAGATCACCCTGAAATACCGCAAGACCCACCTGCCCGGCCACGCCGAATTCGAGGCTGAACGCACGCACCAGCACTTGGAAAAGCGCTCTATTTCCTGTCAGGCGATACCGGCTTCAACGTGGTGCGCAACGCCGGTGTGA
- the nagB gene encoding glucosamine-6-phosphate deaminase: MKVLILETTADAEARAAGIIAETVKAKPSAVLGLATGGTMLPLYAALRRMHTDEGLSFAQVTTFNLDEYVGLAPSHPASYHHYMRDVLFDHIDIDLANTHLPRGDAADPIAEADAYEALIASAGGIDLQLLGIGRNGHIGFNEPTSSLSSRTRIKTLTESTHAANRPYFAEGEALPKYALTMGIGSILAARHCVLLATGAAKADVVAAMIEGPLAAVCPASALQLHPCATIVLDRAAASTLNLTSYYHLVHQDGAKSAFE, translated from the coding sequence ATGAAGGTTCTTATTCTGGAAACAACTGCCGATGCTGAGGCGCGCGCTGCCGGCATCATCGCCGAGACCGTCAAGGCCAAGCCTTCGGCGGTTCTGGGGCTGGCGACAGGGGGCACGATGTTACCGCTGTACGCTGCGCTGCGCCGTATGCACACCGATGAGGGGCTGTCGTTCGCGCAGGTGACCACCTTTAATTTGGATGAATACGTCGGGCTTGCGCCCTCGCACCCTGCGTCCTACCACCATTACATGCGCGATGTGCTGTTCGACCATATCGATATCGATCTGGCGAATACCCACCTGCCGCGCGGCGACGCGGCAGACCCCATCGCCGAAGCTGATGCGTATGAGGCGCTGATCGCCAGTGCCGGCGGGATTGATTTGCAGCTGCTCGGCATCGGCCGCAACGGCCATATCGGCTTCAACGAGCCAACCTCGAGCCTGTCGTCGCGCACGCGCATCAAGACCCTGACCGAGAGCACCCACGCGGCCAATCGCCCCTACTTTGCCGAAGGCGAGGCGCTGCCCAAATACGCCCTGACGATGGGCATCGGCAGCATTCTGGCGGCCCGCCACTGTGTTCTGCTGGCTACGGGTGCTGCCAAAGCGGATGTCGTCGCTGCGATGATCGAAGGCCCACTCGCCGCCGTCTGCCCCGCATCGGCACTGCAGCTGCACCCTTGCGCCACAATCGTGCTGGACCGCGCTGCGGCATCGACCCTGAATCTGACAAGCTATTACCACCTCGTCCACCAAGACGGCGCTAAAAGCGCTTTCGAGTAA
- a CDS encoding glycosyltransferase — protein MAVAVGHGAPAVFTSVDSAPGSFAAPVPVWRAPCMLALFTALAALQIYVLNHGDLARVFPAGDYVLDVGFTGQHAIAFRAYALSFLVSFALFWGRDAHTRLRLIADMLPGYIAICLAADLLLAGISSVSGLGIPLHLVEVLSGIFAWLWFALKLLEHASLPREIPIRRRVIGFGRDVLLGLVLLTIAILAAHWVEAHARQIVSALRHSGIIGGLGPGVFLVLPLFFLMLYVVARIKHWRTRRDDSYTPDVTVIIPAFNEEYIIARTIEALDRAAAGYGGTVHALLIDNNSRDATAAIATRAFAAAQHISGRVLREPTPGKSHALNTGLRLAETDILIRVDADTQILPGSIARALSWFSDGRVGVVGGLPLVPGGGPFDPARQIETFVKHGFYSVALQAVNGVVGVPGMLAVYRTADLRALGGFVSGMNGEDTDISMRIGAIGYDIVVDPRIRYISEVPTSLAHMREQRLRWFRSVLHISARGRQIVLGGPASIRGRIVLPYMLFNSARRTAMIPLLLFGVLEFAFGSGPRGMMEWQPLVAFMLSASLIVAVLACLLAGKPRSILGVPSYIAFRLLRAYFTLESMLTIRVNPTKTPYRLGKTVQNPPIAPLPPHS, from the coding sequence ATGGCGGTCGCGGTCGGGCATGGTGCGCCTGCGGTTTTCACATCGGTCGACAGCGCACCGGGCAGCTTTGCCGCGCCGGTGCCTGTCTGGCGCGCGCCGTGCATGCTGGCGCTGTTCACCGCGCTGGCGGCGCTGCAGATCTATGTGCTGAACCACGGCGATCTGGCGCGCGTCTTTCCGGCGGGCGACTATGTTCTGGATGTTGGTTTTACCGGTCAGCATGCCATCGCCTTTCGCGCCTATGCGCTGTCGTTTCTGGTCAGCTTTGCCCTGTTCTGGGGCCGCGATGCGCATACGCGATTGCGGCTGATCGCCGATATGCTGCCAGGCTACATCGCGATCTGTTTGGCAGCAGACCTGCTGCTGGCGGGCATTTCCAGCGTGTCCGGCCTCGGCATCCCCCTACATCTGGTCGAGGTGCTGAGCGGCATTTTCGCGTGGCTTTGGTTTGCGCTGAAGCTGCTGGAACATGCCAGCCTGCCGCGCGAGATCCCTATTCGCCGCCGCGTCATCGGCTTTGGCCGTGACGTGCTGCTAGGCTTGGTGCTGCTGACCATCGCCATTCTGGCCGCCCACTGGGTCGAGGCGCACGCCCGCCAAATCGTCAGCGCACTGCGTCACAGCGGCATCATCGGCGGCTTGGGCCCGGGCGTTTTTCTTGTGCTGCCGCTGTTTTTTCTGATGCTGTATGTCGTCGCCCGCATCAAGCACTGGCGCACGCGCCGCGATGACAGCTACACCCCCGACGTGACTGTCATCATTCCCGCTTTCAACGAAGAATACATCATTGCCCGCACGATCGAGGCGCTAGATCGGGCCGCGGCAGGTTACGGTGGCACGGTGCACGCCCTGCTGATCGACAATAACTCGCGCGACGCAACCGCAGCGATCGCTACCCGTGCTTTTGCGGCGGCGCAGCATATTTCGGGCCGCGTCCTGCGCGAGCCGACGCCCGGCAAATCACATGCGCTGAACACAGGCCTGCGCCTTGCCGAGACCGACATTCTGATCCGCGTCGACGCCGATACACAGATCTTGCCCGGATCAATCGCGCGAGCGCTGTCTTGGTTCTCCGACGGCCGTGTCGGCGTCGTGGGCGGGTTGCCCTTGGTGCCCGGCGGCGGCCCCTTTGACCCTGCCCGCCAGATCGAGACATTTGTAAAGCACGGGTTTTACTCCGTCGCGCTGCAAGCCGTGAACGGGGTAGTCGGCGTGCCCGGCATGCTTGCTGTCTACCGCACGGCAGATCTACGCGCGCTAGGTGGCTTTGTCAGCGGAATGAACGGCGAGGATACCGATATCTCGATGCGTATCGGCGCAATTGGCTACGACATCGTCGTCGACCCGCGCATCCGCTATATATCCGAAGTTCCGACCAGCCTCGCCCACATGCGCGAGCAACGCCTGCGGTGGTTCCGGTCGGTTCTGCACATCAGCGCGCGCGGGCGCCAGATAGTGCTGGGCGGCCCCGCCAGCATTCGCGGCCGGATCGTGCTGCCCTACATGCTGTTCAATTCGGCGCGCCGCACCGCGATGATCCCGCTGCTGCTTTTCGGCGTGCTGGAATTCGCATTCGGCTCGGGCCCACGCGGGATGATGGAATGGCAGCCACTAGTGGCCTTCATGCTCAGCGCGTCGCTTATCGTTGCGGTGCTGGCCTGCCTGCTGGCCGGAAAACCGCGCAGCATTCTGGGCGTACCCAGCTATATCGCGTTTCGGCTGCTGCGCGCCTATTTCACTTTGGAATCAATGCTAACAATCCGCGTGAACCCCACTAAAACGCCCTACCGCCTCGGCAAAACCGTGCAAAACCCACCGATCGCCCCACTGCCGCCGCACAGCTAA
- a CDS encoding NAD-dependent epimerase/dehydratase family protein: protein MGNILVIGGDGFCGWPTALHLSNLGHEVTIVDNLSRRAIADELGAQSLTPIASIEDRIAAWQRVSGHQLGFVNLDVAQDYDGLAAVLNLLKPDTVIHFGEQRAAPYSMKGPRQKRYTVDNNLNGTHNLLVAIAELKLDIHVVHLGTMGVYGYDGDGLEIPEGYLDVKVETPDGRLLPRSILYPTNPGSVYHMTKSLDQLLFQFYAKNDQIRITDLHQGIVWGTQTDETRLDDALINRFDYDGDYGTVLNRFLIEAAIGYPLTVHGTGGQTRAFINIQDTVRCIALAVANPPERGERVRVRNQMTETHRVRDLAALVAKITGARVDRVQNPRLEAAENELFVSNRSFIALGLEPITLSNGLLAETIEISQRFADRVDRSKIPAASLWRQDMPEAASHTIKKAS from the coding sequence ATGGGCAATATCCTGGTTATTGGTGGCGATGGCTTCTGTGGATGGCCCACTGCCCTTCACCTGTCGAATTTGGGTCACGAAGTGACAATCGTCGACAATCTGTCGCGCCGCGCAATCGCGGACGAGTTGGGGGCGCAAAGCCTGACCCCCATCGCAAGCATCGAAGACCGCATCGCCGCATGGCAGCGCGTGTCCGGCCATCAACTGGGCTTCGTCAATCTGGACGTCGCGCAGGATTACGACGGTCTGGCGGCGGTCTTGAACCTGCTGAAGCCTGATACGGTCATCCATTTCGGCGAACAACGCGCCGCGCCCTATTCGATGAAGGGGCCGCGCCAAAAACGCTATACCGTCGACAACAACCTGAACGGCACGCACAATCTGCTGGTAGCGATTGCCGAGTTGAAGCTGGATATCCACGTTGTCCATTTGGGCACCATGGGCGTCTACGGCTATGACGGAGACGGGCTGGAAATTCCCGAAGGTTATCTGGATGTGAAGGTCGAAACGCCCGACGGTCGCCTGCTGCCGCGCAGCATCCTGTATCCAACGAACCCGGGCAGCGTTTACCATATGACGAAATCGCTCGATCAGCTGCTGTTCCAATTCTACGCCAAGAACGACCAGATCCGCATAACCGACCTACACCAAGGCATCGTCTGGGGCACCCAGACCGATGAGACCCGCCTTGATGACGCGCTGATCAACCGCTTTGACTATGATGGCGATTACGGCACGGTTCTGAACCGCTTCTTGATCGAGGCTGCGATTGGTTACCCGCTGACAGTGCACGGCACCGGCGGGCAGACGCGCGCGTTCATCAACATCCAAGACACGGTGCGCTGTATCGCGCTGGCCGTGGCCAATCCACCCGAACGCGGCGAACGCGTGCGCGTACGCAACCAGATGACAGAAACGCACCGCGTGCGCGATCTGGCGGCGTTGGTGGCCAAGATCACAGGCGCGAGGGTAGATCGTGTTCAAAACCCGCGCTTGGAAGCCGCCGAGAACGAGCTGTTCGTCTCGAACCGGTCGTTCATCGCGCTGGGGCTGGAGCCTATTACCCTGTCGAACGGCCTGCTGGCCGAAACGATCGAGATCAGCCAACGCTTTGCCGATCGTGTCGACCGCAGCAAGATCCCTGCGGCCTCACTATGGCGTCAGGATATGCCCGAGGCGGCCAGCCACACGATCAAAAAAGCCAGTTAA
- a CDS encoding MFS transporter — protein sequence MSTLTRPKTQFAVLIVLGLSHFLNDLMQSLIPAVYPIIKESYALDFVQIGIITFTFQIAGSILQPVVGAVTDKRPAPYSPVVGMMFTLSGLVCLARAHDYTQILISVALIGIGSSIFHPEATRMARYASGGRQGLAQGIFQVGGQAGGALGPLLAALVIVPKGQGSLTWFAVVALLAMGLLTWTGRQHHQNIKQLAARRASAGAAPSPFPPSKVALAMFVLIFLMFTKNAYGESFRSFYTFYLIEHFGLSVTASQMMLFVFLFSAAAGALIGGIVGDKIGRYRVIWISVLGPLPLTLMLPYVDLFWTGVLSVAINLIMASAFASIMIYAMDLMPNRVGLVGGLFYGLNFGLGGVAAAILGVMADTYGLSTVYRICALLPLAGLMAWFLPRLDTRGS from the coding sequence ATGTCGACACTGACCCGACCCAAGACCCAATTCGCCGTTCTGATCGTGCTGGGCTTGTCTCACTTCCTTAACGACCTGATGCAATCGCTGATCCCTGCGGTTTACCCGATCATCAAGGAATCCTACGCGCTGGATTTTGTGCAGATTGGCATCATAACGTTCACATTCCAGATCGCGGGGTCGATCCTGCAACCCGTCGTCGGGGCGGTGACCGACAAACGCCCTGCGCCTTATTCGCCGGTTGTGGGGATGATGTTCACGCTGTCGGGGCTGGTCTGTCTGGCCCGCGCGCATGACTACACCCAGATCCTGATTTCGGTCGCGCTGATCGGCATCGGCTCGTCGATTTTCCACCCCGAGGCGACACGTATGGCGCGCTATGCCTCGGGCGGGCGGCAGGGGCTGGCGCAGGGCATCTTTCAGGTCGGCGGGCAGGCGGGCGGTGCGCTGGGGCCGTTGCTGGCCGCGCTGGTCATTGTGCCAAAGGGGCAGGGCAGCCTGACGTGGTTTGCCGTTGTCGCGCTGCTGGCGATGGGCCTACTGACGTGGACGGGGCGGCAGCACCACCAGAACATCAAGCAACTGGCCGCGCGCCGCGCGAGCGCTGGGGCAGCCCCCTCGCCGTTCCCGCCGTCCAAAGTCGCCTTGGCGATGTTTGTGCTGATCTTCCTGATGTTTACCAAGAACGCCTATGGCGAAAGCTTCCGTTCGTTCTATACCTTCTACCTGATCGAACACTTCGGCCTCAGCGTGACGGCGTCGCAAATGATGCTGTTCGTGTTCTTGTTCTCGGCGGCGGCAGGCGCGTTGATCGGGGGAATCGTCGGCGACAAAATCGGCCGCTATCGCGTGATTTGGATCTCGGTTCTGGGGCCGCTACCGCTGACGCTGATGCTGCCCTATGTCGACTTGTTCTGGACCGGCGTTTTGTCGGTCGCCATCAACCTGATCATGGCCAGCGCGTTCGCATCCATCATGATCTACGCGATGGACCTGATGCCGAACCGCGTGGGGCTTGTCGGAGGGTTGTTCTACGGGCTGAACTTCGGGCTTGGCGGGGTGGCTGCTGCGATTTTGGGCGTGATGGCCGACACTTATGGCCTGTCGACCGTTTATCGTATCTGCGCCTTGCTGCCACTTGCGGGGCTGATGGCGTGGTTCTTGCCGCGCCTTGATACGCGCGGCAGCTAG
- the rmuC gene encoding DNA recombination protein RmuC, with product MENTFFQTLALGLAGQPNLALALAALGGLFFILFVVVAVQLRAHRGVAQQRLAEADHQIQILREGVARGDRAETLLHERRAEAERLGQTVEALRERIEAGQGENRTLAQRLAALDMRRAADGELLTARDDTIRRLTGQIDGLRDRLEEEQLSHQGLKARISALEAELEAEMKAAEEKITLLSQVRGDMQERFRLLADEALRTQGETFSKVNTERLEATLSPLKEHVGHFEKELREVHQETVKDRERLKAEIANLTQRSEQISREAVQLTRALKGDRQQQGAWGEMILEGILERSGLRAGEEYVTQAHRTGVDGERLRPDVVVNIPGGKSLVIDSKVSLNDYAASVNATDDGEAALFRRRHLAAIRNHINGLSAKSYQLAEGQSLDYVIMFVPIEGALSEALREDGKLTEYALERHITIATPTTLMMALRTVSQVWAVERRNQNADEIARRAGLLYDKVANFVASMERVGKGIEGAQTAYESAIGQLSRGRGNVLSQVETLKTMGAKTSKAIGLDFDAPADDQAQPSIGRDDD from the coding sequence ATGGAAAACACTTTCTTTCAAACTCTGGCGCTGGGCTTGGCGGGCCAGCCCAATCTTGCACTGGCTTTGGCCGCACTGGGCGGGCTGTTTTTCATCTTGTTCGTTGTGGTTGCCGTGCAGTTGCGCGCCCATCGCGGCGTGGCGCAGCAGCGTCTGGCCGAGGCTGACCATCAAATTCAGATCCTGCGCGAAGGCGTCGCGCGTGGCGATAGAGCCGAGACCCTGCTGCACGAGCGCCGCGCCGAGGCCGAACGTTTGGGCCAAACCGTCGAGGCTCTGCGCGAGCGGATCGAGGCCGGGCAGGGCGAGAACCGCACCCTTGCGCAGCGCTTGGCCGCGCTGGATATGCGCCGCGCGGCGGATGGCGAACTGCTGACGGCGCGTGACGATACCATCCGCCGCCTGACCGGCCAGATCGACGGTCTGCGTGATCGCCTCGAGGAAGAACAACTGAGCCATCAGGGCCTGAAAGCCCGTATCTCGGCCCTCGAGGCCGAGCTGGAGGCTGAAATGAAAGCCGCCGAGGAGAAGATTACCCTGCTGAGCCAAGTGCGCGGCGACATGCAGGAACGCTTCCGCTTGTTGGCCGACGAGGCGCTGAGGACGCAGGGCGAGACGTTCAGCAAAGTGAATACCGAGCGGCTGGAAGCGACCCTTTCGCCCCTGAAAGAGCATGTCGGGCATTTCGAGAAAGAACTGCGCGAGGTGCATCAGGAAACGGTCAAAGACCGCGAGCGGTTGAAGGCCGAGATCGCAAACCTGACCCAGCGGTCCGAGCAAATCTCGCGCGAGGCGGTGCAGTTGACGCGCGCGCTGAAGGGCGACCGGCAGCAGCAGGGTGCGTGGGGGGAAATGATCCTCGAGGGGATACTGGAGCGGTCGGGGCTGCGCGCGGGAGAGGAATATGTCACCCAAGCCCACCGCACTGGCGTCGATGGCGAACGCCTGCGCCCCGATGTTGTGGTGAACATTCCGGGTGGCAAAAGCCTTGTGATCGATTCCAAAGTCTCGCTGAACGACTATGCTGCGTCGGTCAATGCGACCGATGACGGCGAGGCGGCCTTGTTCCGGCGTCGCCATCTGGCCGCTATTCGTAACCATATCAACGGTCTATCCGCTAAATCCTACCAGCTGGCCGAGGGGCAGTCGCTGGATTACGTGATCATGTTCGTCCCCATCGAGGGGGCCTTGTCCGAGGCGCTGCGCGAGGACGGCAAGCTGACCGAATATGCGTTGGAACGCCACATCACCATCGCCACCCCGACCACGCTGATGATGGCGCTGCGCACGGTATCGCAAGTGTGGGCGGTCGAACGGCGCAACCAGAATGCGGACGAGATCGCCCGCCGCGCAGGGCTGCTTTACGACAAGGTGGCGAATTTCGTCGCCAGCATGGAACGCGTGGGCAAAGGGATCGAGGGGGCGCAGACCGCCTATGAATCCGCTATCGGCCAGCTGTCGCGCGGGCGCGGGAACGTGCTGTCGCAGGTCGAGACGTTGAAGACGATGGGGGCCAAGACGTCAAAGGCTATCGGCCTTGATTTCGACGCGCCCGCCGACGATCAGGCCCAGCCCAGCATCGGCCGCGACGACGACTAG
- a CDS encoding ABC transporter ATP-binding protein, whose protein sequence is MTILSLENLSNFALRDVSFSVASGECVGLIGPNGAGKTTLLRAALGLTPCSGQSSLARLPSMRRARAAAFLPQERTVAWPLTARNLIALGRMPYDDALQPSGQCAILDAMARLDLQPLADRVVSSLSGGEQARVLLARALAQTAPLLLADEPTANLDPAAQYQAMEVLAAEAQAGRAVVASLHDLGLAARYCTRLIVLQHGAICADGPPQEVLKPALLADVFGIRATLIPSQDGAVFSVIGRV, encoded by the coding sequence ATGACGATACTGTCACTGGAAAACCTGTCTAACTTTGCCCTGCGCGACGTATCGTTTAGTGTCGCGTCGGGTGAATGCGTCGGGCTGATCGGCCCGAATGGTGCGGGGAAAACCACGCTACTGCGCGCGGCGCTGGGGCTGACACCCTGCAGCGGACAATCGTCGTTGGCGCGGTTGCCCAGCATGCGCCGCGCCCGCGCGGCAGCGTTTCTGCCCCAAGAGCGCACCGTTGCGTGGCCCCTGACCGCGCGCAACCTGATCGCGCTGGGGCGGATGCCATACGACGATGCGCTTCAGCCCAGTGGCCAGTGCGCGATACTAGACGCCATGGCCCGCCTCGACCTGCAACCATTGGCCGATCGCGTCGTCAGCAGCCTGTCGGGCGGCGAACAGGCGCGCGTGTTGTTGGCGCGCGCCTTGGCGCAAACCGCGCCCCTGTTGTTGGCTGACGAGCCTACTGCAAACCTTGACCCCGCCGCGCAATACCAGGCGATGGAGGTACTGGCCGCGGAGGCGCAGGCGGGCCGTGCTGTGGTAGCATCGCTGCACGATCTGGGGCTGGCCGCGCGCTACTGCACCCGGCTGATCGTGCTGCAACACGGGGCAATATGCGCCGATGGCCCACCGCAGGAGGTGCTAAAACCCGCCCTATTGGCGGATGTTTTCGGTATTCGTGCCACATTGATCCCATCGCAAGACGGCGCGGTGTTCAGCGTGATCGGCCGCGTCTAG
- a CDS encoding FecCD family ABC transporter permease, with translation MKYPWLLTALATLVALLLAASLLIGPAGIGLGDSLTALLTGTGGPEVLVMREIRLPRALLAALVGAALGLAGAAVQGWLRNPLAEPGLLGTSSAAALGAVIVLQTGIAGAALWALPTAALAGALLSVVLVLVLAGPRGPTLGVILAGIAISALAGAGVSLALNLSPNPYAAYETMFWLMGAVADRDMGHVLMALPLLVGGAVLVGSTARALDALTLGEDAAAALGINMGRMRLMLIGGLALLVGGSTAVAGAIGFVGLVVPHVLRRAVGGVPSRLLPASALGGAALLLAADIAIRLIAPERDLKLGVVTALIGAPLFLHLIWRLRREAI, from the coding sequence ATGAAATATCCGTGGCTTTTGACCGCTTTGGCGACACTCGTGGCGCTGCTACTGGCCGCATCGCTGCTGATCGGGCCGGCAGGGATCGGCCTTGGCGACAGCCTTACGGCGCTGCTGACCGGCACGGGCGGCCCCGAGGTATTGGTCATGCGCGAAATTCGCCTGCCGCGCGCACTGCTGGCAGCGCTGGTCGGCGCTGCACTCGGCTTGGCGGGGGCGGCGGTGCAAGGCTGGCTGCGCAACCCGCTGGCGGAACCCGGGCTGCTCGGCACATCATCGGCAGCGGCGCTGGGGGCGGTTATCGTCTTGCAGACCGGCATCGCGGGCGCTGCCCTATGGGCGCTGCCTACAGCTGCGCTGGCCGGGGCGCTGCTTTCGGTGGTGCTTGTGCTGGTGCTGGCAGGGCCGCGTGGCCCGACATTAGGGGTGATTTTGGCGGGTATCGCCATTTCGGCCCTCGCGGGCGCAGGCGTATCGCTGGCGCTGAACCTGTCGCCCAACCCCTATGCCGCCTACGAGACGATGTTCTGGCTGATGGGCGCGGTTGCCGACCGCGACATGGGCCATGTTCTGATGGCGCTGCCGCTGCTGGTGGGTGGCGCGGTGCTGGTTGGCAGCACCGCCCGCGCGCTGGATGCGCTGACGCTGGGCGAAGATGCCGCCGCAGCGCTGGGGATCAATATGGGCCGGATGCGGCTGATGCTGATTGGCGGCCTTGCCCTGCTGGTGGGCGGTTCAACTGCCGTGGCGGGTGCCATTGGTTTCGTCGGGCTGGTTGTGCCGCACGTGCTGCGCCGCGCCGTGGGGGGCGTCCCATCGCGCCTTCTACCCGCCAGCGCACTGGGCGGCGCGGCACTGCTGTTGGCCGCCGACATCGCCATCCGGCTGATCGCGCCCGAGCGCGACCTGAAGCTGGGGGTCGTCACAGCGCTGATCGGCGCCCCCCTGTTCCTGCACCTGATATGGCGCCTGCGCCGCGAGGCTATATGA